From the Anguilla anguilla isolate fAngAng1 chromosome 8, fAngAng1.pri, whole genome shotgun sequence genome, one window contains:
- the abrab gene encoding actin binding Rho activating protein b: protein MSELQAGMTPKKPSVNKNIRKLRAVSMVCNLAKSWQQWVSENEEKQASEPSGWSPESAGHVSPKQQRAGPTEKRARPSQSTTTTASAPIGTTSPPLEPMAKPREDKNVPGESKIKSKPVVKSVSSSVQEKGMGIEFLSNRYSKETDEVDRILSKKSSPTRRRKCSNLVSELTKSWKEVEEQQKAAQCLEEQRAHSIDTEDSGFSEANKNSLEPEAGSHTPVQTEHADRERVKAGGRDTADQMPEFPARINRPSSTVVNKDIDEVKKISVLSKKYSPVGNLKNKWQNWASEHAVNQKLNPFSDDFDYELSMSTRLHKGEEGYGRPKEGTKTAERARRAEAHIHREIDDMCFIIRTMADPDPDGRTRVTFGELFDRYVRISDKVVGILMRARKHTKVAFEGEMLWQGQDDHVIITLLV from the exons atgtcggAGCTCCAAGCAGGCATGACACCAAAGAAGCCTTCTGTCAACAAGAACATCAGGAAGCTGCGTGCCGTCAGCATGGTGTGCAACCTGGCCAAAAGCTGGCAACAGTGGGTTTCAGAGAATGAGGAAAAGCAGGCCAGTGAACCCTCTGGCTGGTCTCCTGAATCTGCCGGGCATGTGTCGCCAAAACAGCAGAGAGCGGGGCCCACGGAGAAGAGGGCCCGGCCCAGTCAGAGCACCACCACCACTGCCTCAGCCCCCATCGGGACCACATCTCCTCCCCTGGAGCCCATGGCCAAGCCCCGAGAGGACAAGAATGTCCCTGGGGAATCCAAGATCAAAAGCAAGCCGGTGGTTAAGTCTGTCTCCAGCAGCGTCCAGGAGAAAGGAATGGGCATTGAGTTCCTCTCCAACCGTTACAGCAAAGAAACTGACGAGGTAGACAGGATACTGAGCAAAAAGAGCTCCCCAACCAGACGGAGGAAGTGCTCTAACTTAGTGTCAGAGCTGACCAAGAGCTGGAAGGAGGTGGAAGAGCAGCAGAAGGCAGCACAATGTCTGGAAGAACAGAGAGCTCATAGCATCGACACAGAGGACAGTGGCTTCTCAGaggcaaataaaaacagcctaGAGCCTGAGGCTGGCTCACATACTCCAGTTCAGACAGAACACGCAGACCGAGAGCGAGTGAAAGCAGGCGGCAGAGACACAGCTGACCAAATGCCTGAGTTCCCTGCAAGGATTAATAGACCGTCCAGCACAGT GGTAAACAAAGACATAGATGAGGTGAAAAAGATCAGTGTTCTCTCTAAGAAGTACAGTCCCGTGGGCAACCTGAAGAACAAGTGGCAGAACTGGGCCTCAGAGCATGCTGTCAACCAGAAGCTGAATCCATTCAGTGATGACTTTGACTATGAACTATCCATGTCCACGCGACTCCATAAAGGGGAGGAGGGCTATGGGCGGCCAAAGGAAGGGACCAAGACAGCTGAGAGGGCCAGGCGGGCTGAGGCCCACATCCACCGTGAGATTGATGACATGTGCTTCATAATCCGGACCATGGCCGACCCAGACCCGGACGGCCGGACAAGGGTCACCTTCGGTGAGCTGTTCGACAGATATGTGAGAATCTCGGACAAAGTGGTGGGAATCCTCATGAGAGCCAGAAAGCACACAAAGGTGGCTTTTGAAGgcgagatgctgtggcagggcCAGGATGACCACGTTATCATCACGCTGCTTGTTTGA